Part of the Chanodichthys erythropterus isolate Z2021 chromosome 13, ASM2448905v1, whole genome shotgun sequence genome is shown below.
aaacagttaaagtTAAAGGaccctattttaacgatttaaGCACATGGTCTAAAGCGCACAGCGCAAGTACACTtaaggcatgtccgaatccacttttgctagtttaacgacaAGAAAAATGGTTAGTGTGCCCGgcacatggtctaaaagggttgtaaAGGTTGAggaatgggtgtgttttgggcgaaAAAAATGCAACAGatcaatcagagtctcatctgccattccctttaaaagtcaGTTGTGCTTGCACCACGGCGGATTCACTATTTTCATAGCAGAATTTGCAAGCAGAAAAACTGAATACTGCGAGGATACGGAATCTATGGGAAACCATCTGCGGGACAAGCCGGATTcaaccaaagcatttttatctttatgcacacaataatccttttatttttaatatttggcatgtttgtgtgctccCCCACAACATAACAAATATAATagaaagaaaagactatcgcaacttccatttcatgctgactttaaagctTTAAAACTATATAGGTTGTCTAATGTGGAACAGCTCGACAGTCTTTATTGATATAAGGTAAGATTTCATCTTATTTATTCTTCATTGAGAGAATCATTCAGTCTGTACTTTATTGTTATTATGACATCCCTTCAGTCCATTCAAAAATATATGTCTGTTTATGATTCATAgaattataatgttgtgatgtaTCTTTTTGACTGGGATAATACTATTTGATTTGTCTCTCAATTTTTAACTAACTTGTCAAAATGcataaatttagcattttatatAATGACACttaaaaaatgattaattatgataataaatatatttgttatcATATTTAATGATAAGAGGCTAGGAGGCTTCCTCATAGGAGGCTTCTTGTCATCTTAccctaaattatgtttttttgatgTTCAAATTTGTGCTTTAAAAACTAAATGAGCAAATTCTTTCTTCCCttgataatatatttaaagatgcATCATTGTCCTGTATGCTAAATAGTGTTACCCTATTGACCTGCACAGTGGAAAATTCAATTGCCTTAAGAATTAACAGAGCCCATTAAtttgaagaaaacatttttatttgataacACAGTGAACACAGATAAtcaaataataacattttataattaCTACACAGTCAGTTGCATAAATTAACAAGCAATTATTTACACTACTAAACAGTTTATACAGATGTTCTCTAGTCGTGATAACTGTCAGCTAGAGATCATAGAGCGTTTGATGGGTATCAGGATGTTCTTCAGTGGCGTAACACAGCAGCTAATCCAGATTCACACTGAGCATATCCTACTGCTGGCTCCTGTAAAGATCAGAAACAGTTCATCATATTATattagaaatatttaaataactttatattcaatttattaatttcagAAATCGGTTCTCATTTTTAGTTtagcaaaacaaagaaaaaagtaCACTAACATCTTTTCAAGAACCCTCCTGATTAAATTCTGGGTGAATTTAGACTCTGGATTCAAGCATTTCCGCTCTGCACTCTTCAAAGTGACactggaaataaaaaaaagaaaagataagCTGAATGTGTCCAAAAGTGTTAAGATAGTAGTATGACCATTAATGTGTAAATATCCAttcaaaattattgtttttgtcCTTACATAATCTCACGTTTTCCACATGATTGACTTGGAGGGATGATTTCAAACTTCTCAATGTTCTTCCGTAAAACCACATCCACTCCTTTGTCAGCACAGAAGCACCTGCCTTTGTGAATCTGGTTCTGCCCTGGAAGAGAGATTAGTATTTATTAGCTGCAGAATATAATAACAAACTAATATTTAGAGGAGATACAGTTTCAAAATACATACTTGCTATTATATTAGGTCTTAATAGGCAACACTCACCTTGTACTTCTGTAGCAAGCAGACAGActagaaaaacaacaactgctGCAGTCTTCATTGTGTTTAAGGTTTTGATGATTGTCTAATAGTTATTACTGAAGACATTAGCTGCTTATATAGCTATCAGAAGATCAGGGGTTTACAGCACGGGCACAGTTCCCGGTTTCACTTTCACAAGCACAGCAGTTTTGATTTCCCATTTCTTTGAAATGTCTTTGCTCAAAGCTTTAGATATGTGGCTTGGTTTCATGTCGTTTAGTGTCACGATTGCTCTTGCCAATGAGGAAGAGTTTGTTTTACTACAGTTTTGGAAGTTGATGTGAATTCTTTCACcaaatgggtaacactttagaataatggtccatcattaataagtaactatgcaggaagtaatgcaggacAAATGAGTAGTAGGCCTACTACTACATACACCTCAGCTACTATTAAGTAATATGGAAACAAGCTTAACTAATCAGCaagtaatatcaaatttagGACTAAGATCGTTCCTTATAAATAATTAGTGATTGAGATTAGCCTCATTAAGAACTATCAACTATGACAAATTATAAAGAATTACCAGTTAATTACTAACATTGTTAATGTTGCTAAGAACAATTGAGAAGTTTGAAATCATCCAGTCCATTTTATGGAAAACAAGAGATTATGTAAGGACAAAACCAATGATGAATATATATCATTGGATGAATGAAATCTTGGCTCTTAAGTTGGGAAAATTATGCGGCTGCATCTCTAGGGCATCTCTGATGAGTGAGCTGATGAGGGAAGGGTGTGGATGATTAGCATTCTGGTGACAGTCAGCACTAGGTGTGTGTAACGGAGGAGCCTGGTGACACTGTGACCCTTTTAAGACTCATCTAAGCATTTTTTGCAACCTACA
Proteins encoded:
- the LOC137034999 gene encoding uncharacterized protein, yielding MKTVAAILVFVSLAIVVTEGQPGFGLQRCLCRGAGAKMVKPKLIEKVEIHPVSPSCGHLEVVVTLKNGAGRRCLNPESLFTKNIIERIENKTRSAQKNTIIKTLNTMKTAAVVVFLVCLLATEVQGQNQIHKGRCFCADKGVDVVLRKNIEKFEIIPPSQSCGKREIIVTLKSAERKCLNPESKFTQNLIRRVLEKMSQQ